In the Micromonospora narathiwatensis genome, one interval contains:
- a CDS encoding aldehyde dehydrogenase family protein: protein MSDDDLWRMLHEADNMPFGAGQIAAVEQLLRRADAGDDRHLAFAVRISATNAYTFGGEPAKSFVTFSWCLAEYDRDPQPYHQRYTHELLWFFKHMVTAMLAFPELPLDRAYAVLDDMERRYRESGHTLQAVYKHRHLVAAHVGAEEEAAEWYRRWLTTPRDALSDCAGCDPTAQVKHLVRLGRHQEAVALAEPVLAGRLSCAEQPQAILTALLTPYRETGRVDAARDAHREAYRRLRGRLSELWEIADHVEFCTVTGNEARALELVERHLDWLDRAPSPGAAMSFAAAASAALRQVSGELTVHRRAFGDRPAADVPVGVLAEELAGTATALAARFDARNGTAYQSELIARRLAAGPVGEHLPLSASLRRRPLPAPRTGAETLAARPEVTVPAQATADELLALADECWRTHRRDGLLAALRAYDERYGDAELPAGTRAWRLELRAGEFDERAGDDASAAIEANRTALAAWRGVPDPVRAQVVAGRLGALLCVSEEGESEGLALARESVDHLTEHGDQRERAAAWDRLGLAYVYRERWADAFEAFDRAAAEADVDPWLAGRVALHRMHVLEELARSEEFREAAAHARRLSRELGDSEMLTSACLAYARAVDDPGEAVAACDEALTVAPPGARLPVRVHRGRALLVADRAGEAVDDFAEAVTLCVEQGLPGDALLRCELAEAYRLAGRLGEAAEVAEEAVLGLDRAGAQAEADRCRHMLADIYHGLGEIDLALALLDQLADNLDGPDNLPHRAQALEQAGGILYDADRDALAAQRFAAAASAYGLAGHPLDELRARRRELLALNWSGDLPAAVAAIEVVDAAAAALAGHPDEPPVVTYERAMAADAVARVLTAEGRLTAALERVAGVPDRLRSIEAFGEAAQVEVFTGELLLRDERPAEAERLLRRVLGGLPTGSRPAAQAAWLLARSLDDLGRSAEAAKIRAEYGIEEDD from the coding sequence GTGAGTGACGACGACCTCTGGCGGATGCTCCACGAGGCCGACAACATGCCGTTCGGCGCGGGGCAGATCGCCGCGGTGGAGCAGCTGCTCCGGCGGGCCGACGCCGGTGACGACCGGCATCTGGCCTTCGCCGTCCGGATCAGCGCCACCAACGCGTACACCTTCGGCGGCGAGCCCGCCAAGTCCTTCGTCACCTTCTCCTGGTGCCTCGCCGAGTACGACCGTGACCCGCAGCCCTACCACCAGCGCTACACGCACGAGCTGCTCTGGTTCTTCAAGCACATGGTCACGGCCATGCTGGCGTTCCCGGAGCTGCCGCTGGACCGCGCGTACGCGGTGCTCGACGACATGGAACGGCGCTACCGGGAGTCCGGGCACACCCTCCAAGCCGTGTACAAGCACCGCCATCTGGTCGCCGCCCACGTGGGCGCCGAGGAGGAGGCGGCGGAGTGGTACCGGCGCTGGCTGACCACGCCCCGGGACGCCCTCTCCGACTGCGCCGGCTGCGACCCGACCGCCCAGGTCAAGCACCTGGTTCGGCTGGGACGGCACCAGGAGGCGGTGGCGCTGGCCGAGCCGGTGCTCGCCGGCCGGTTGAGCTGCGCCGAACAGCCGCAGGCCATCCTCACCGCGCTGCTCACGCCCTACCGGGAGACCGGCCGGGTCGACGCCGCCCGCGACGCGCACCGGGAGGCGTACCGGCGGCTGCGCGGGCGCCTCTCCGAGCTGTGGGAGATCGCCGACCACGTCGAGTTCTGCACCGTGACCGGCAACGAGGCCCGGGCGCTGGAGCTGGTCGAACGCCACCTCGACTGGCTGGACCGGGCGCCCAGCCCGGGTGCCGCCATGAGTTTCGCGGCCGCCGCCTCGGCCGCCCTGCGGCAGGTGTCCGGCGAGCTGACCGTGCACCGGCGGGCGTTCGGGGACCGGCCGGCCGCCGACGTGCCGGTGGGCGTGCTCGCCGAGGAGTTGGCCGGTACGGCCACCGCGCTGGCCGCCCGCTTCGACGCGCGCAACGGCACCGCGTACCAGTCCGAGCTGATCGCCCGGCGACTCGCGGCCGGGCCGGTCGGCGAGCACCTGCCGCTCTCCGCCAGCCTGCGCCGCCGGCCGCTGCCCGCCCCGCGTACCGGTGCGGAGACCCTGGCCGCCCGGCCGGAGGTGACGGTCCCGGCCCAGGCCACGGCCGACGAGCTGCTCGCGCTCGCCGACGAATGCTGGCGTACCCATCGACGGGACGGGCTGCTCGCCGCGCTGCGGGCGTACGACGAGCGGTACGGCGACGCCGAGCTGCCGGCCGGCACCCGGGCCTGGCGGCTGGAACTGCGCGCCGGAGAGTTCGACGAGCGGGCCGGTGACGACGCGAGCGCCGCGATCGAGGCGAACCGGACCGCCCTGGCGGCCTGGCGGGGGGTGCCCGATCCGGTCCGGGCGCAGGTGGTGGCCGGTCGGCTCGGTGCCCTGCTCTGCGTGAGCGAGGAGGGTGAGTCGGAAGGGCTGGCCCTGGCCCGGGAGTCCGTCGACCACCTCACCGAGCACGGTGACCAGCGCGAACGCGCCGCCGCGTGGGACCGGCTGGGCCTGGCGTACGTGTACCGGGAGCGGTGGGCGGACGCCTTCGAGGCGTTCGACCGCGCGGCTGCCGAGGCAGATGTCGACCCGTGGCTGGCGGGCCGGGTGGCGTTGCACCGCATGCACGTGCTGGAGGAGTTGGCGCGGTCCGAGGAGTTCCGGGAGGCGGCGGCGCACGCCCGGCGGCTCAGCCGCGAGCTGGGCGACAGCGAGATGCTCACCAGCGCCTGCCTGGCGTACGCCCGGGCGGTGGACGACCCGGGAGAGGCGGTCGCCGCCTGCGACGAGGCGCTGACCGTGGCCCCGCCGGGCGCGCGGCTGCCGGTGCGGGTCCACCGGGGGCGGGCGCTGCTCGTGGCCGACCGGGCCGGCGAGGCGGTGGACGACTTCGCCGAGGCGGTCACCCTCTGCGTGGAGCAGGGGCTGCCGGGGGACGCGCTGCTCCGCTGCGAGTTGGCCGAGGCGTACCGGCTGGCCGGCCGGCTCGGCGAGGCCGCCGAGGTGGCGGAGGAGGCGGTGCTCGGACTGGACCGGGCCGGCGCGCAGGCCGAGGCCGACCGGTGCCGGCACATGCTGGCCGACATCTACCACGGGCTGGGTGAGATCGACCTGGCCCTCGCGCTGCTCGACCAGCTCGCCGACAACCTCGACGGTCCGGACAATCTCCCGCACCGGGCGCAGGCGCTGGAGCAGGCCGGGGGGATCCTCTACGACGCGGACCGGGACGCCCTGGCCGCGCAGCGGTTCGCGGCGGCGGCGTCGGCGTACGGGCTGGCCGGGCACCCGCTGGACGAGCTGCGGGCCCGGCGGCGGGAGTTGCTGGCCCTGAACTGGTCCGGTGACCTGCCGGCGGCGGTCGCCGCGATCGAGGTGGTGGACGCCGCCGCCGCTGCGCTCGCCGGCCATCCCGACGAGCCGCCCGTGGTGACGTACGAGCGGGCGATGGCCGCCGACGCGGTGGCTCGGGTGCTGACCGCCGAGGGGCGGCTGACCGCCGCGTTGGAGCGGGTGGCCGGCGTACCGGACCGGCTGCGGTCGATCGAGGCGTTCGGCGAGGCGGCCCAGGTCGAGGTCTTCACCGGTGAGCTGCTGCTGCGGGACGAACGGCCGGCCGAGGCGGAGCGCCTGCTGCGCCGGGTGCTCGGCGGTCTGCCGACCGGCTCCCGCCCGGCGGCCCAGGCCGCCTGGCTGCTGGCCCGCTCCCTCGACGATCTGGGCCGGTCCGCCGAGGCGGCGAAGATCCGCGCCGAATACGGCATCGAGGAGGATGACTGA
- a CDS encoding MFS transporter, which produces MTAPVLGRDFRLLWAAAVSSRFGDALRTPALALLAATLTRDPRAVAAVTVAGQLPPLLLGLLGGAYADRWDRRRTMAAVDGLRAGVVAALAGLVATGRAGVAALAVAAFLLAALGTVFDAASFAMLPAVVPSAALPAANGRLQAGTAVAGGFLGAPLAGLLFAISAAFPFTLDALTFAAAALLALALRPSPRPAGHHRAPNRGSVWREAWAGVRWLRRDPVLWRVTVATTGSNLAISGVMAVLVLYALTVLRVPPAAYGLFAAGAVVGGLAGALGAGRLAARFGTLPALRGVLLGQTVALTGFALARHPLAGGVALACFAAGTTVWNSLWSAYGQRHVPPELLGRVGAAQRVVGLASAPVGAALAGFAGEAYGVAPVGWAAAGIFALVTGGAWRVLRGTGSRAERRTEPAGRP; this is translated from the coding sequence ATGACCGCTCCCGTTCTCGGCCGCGATTTCCGGCTGCTCTGGGCCGCCGCCGTCTCCTCCCGGTTCGGCGACGCCCTGCGTACGCCAGCCCTGGCCCTGCTGGCCGCCACGCTCACCCGTGATCCCCGGGCCGTCGCCGCGGTGACCGTCGCCGGCCAGCTCCCGCCGCTGCTGCTCGGCCTGCTCGGCGGTGCGTACGCCGACCGGTGGGACCGCCGCCGAACCATGGCGGCGGTGGACGGGCTACGCGCCGGCGTGGTGGCCGCCCTGGCCGGGCTGGTCGCCACCGGCCGGGCCGGGGTAGCCGCGCTCGCGGTCGCCGCGTTCCTGCTCGCCGCCCTGGGTACGGTCTTCGACGCGGCCTCCTTCGCGATGCTCCCGGCGGTGGTCCCGTCGGCCGCGCTGCCCGCCGCCAACGGTCGCCTCCAGGCCGGCACGGCGGTCGCCGGCGGCTTCCTCGGCGCCCCGCTGGCCGGCCTCCTCTTCGCGATCTCGGCGGCCTTCCCCTTCACCCTCGACGCCCTCACCTTCGCCGCGGCGGCCCTTCTCGCCCTCGCGCTCCGCCCCAGCCCACGGCCCGCCGGTCACCACCGCGCCCCGAACCGGGGGAGCGTCTGGCGCGAGGCTTGGGCGGGGGTGCGCTGGCTACGGCGGGACCCGGTGCTGTGGCGGGTGACCGTGGCGACCACGGGATCGAACCTGGCCATCAGCGGGGTGATGGCCGTGCTGGTGCTGTACGCGCTCACGGTGCTGCGGGTGCCGCCGGCCGCGTACGGGCTGTTCGCGGCGGGGGCGGTGGTCGGTGGCCTGGCCGGGGCGCTCGGCGCGGGACGGCTGGCGGCCCGGTTCGGCACCCTGCCCGCGCTACGCGGGGTGCTGCTCGGGCAGACCGTGGCGTTGACCGGGTTCGCGCTGGCCCGGCACCCGCTGGCCGGGGGTGTCGCGTTGGCCTGCTTCGCGGCCGGCACGACGGTGTGGAACAGCCTCTGGTCGGCGTACGGCCAGCGGCACGTGCCACCGGAGTTGCTCGGCCGGGTCGGCGCGGCGCAGCGGGTGGTCGGGCTCGCCAGCGCGCCGGTCGGGGCGGCGCTGGCCGGGTTCGCCGGGGAGGCGTACGGGGTGGCGCCGGTGGGCTGGGCGGCGGCGGGAATCTTCGCCCTGGTCACCGGGGGTGCGTGGCGGGTGCTGCGCGGGACGGGTTCGCGCGCCGAGCGCCGGACGGAGCCGGCCGGTCGTCCCTAG
- a CDS encoding alpha/beta fold hydrolase translates to MGRAVVGSAEGGGVDLLHNRFVGLLVLAAFPPALEGAILAGYGFRAAEGLAPQFSAVWPYDNYHDLRWLMVYHDSWLTFFLGLVALIVLRALYTTALVMLAWPRHLPRPRFRRLAWRNLALTVVVSVVVSPWAALSVAASVVALSWLLVASLLPLFLLAPFLQRAAVSNSWWRGLPSIELVGWSLLNFVVLTVGGALVWTVPAWWTAPVAAVAGLINGLLWQRTVGSALDPRRPAHWARIPVAPLAIFLAFVVPVVLQPVLAALPGKSTKPPPIALLDRPLPSNVGHAVIFLAGHSSAYDGEPPVDPNVQWFSYRGLDSQNRPLPFGSRDTYRSIESSVAMLDKQVELLHRRTGRPVALVGQSEGALIARTYLADRPHSPVNALAMESPLINAGRSYYPPADVSQGWGVVAGWELRVLFRLADIIAMSGSGPEEPFVRSILDNAPFYRNDLMCPVAGVRIVAFLPTTTATEAPPGKYAGVPVFEMPAVHGGLLARPVVEEHLLNFLGGQPISQPERGYALLQEASAAWQAPPLALGLNPVWRGQRMADPAFTGRVCQPI, encoded by the coding sequence CTGGGCAGAGCGGTCGTCGGATCAGCCGAGGGAGGGGGCGTGGATCTCCTGCACAACCGGTTCGTCGGGCTGCTCGTGCTGGCCGCTTTCCCGCCGGCTCTCGAAGGCGCCATTCTGGCCGGTTACGGCTTCCGGGCCGCCGAAGGGCTGGCCCCCCAGTTCTCCGCCGTCTGGCCGTACGACAACTATCACGACCTGCGTTGGCTGATGGTCTACCACGACTCCTGGCTGACCTTCTTCCTCGGCCTGGTGGCGCTGATCGTGCTCCGGGCGCTCTACACCACCGCGCTCGTCATGCTGGCCTGGCCCCGGCACCTGCCCCGCCCGCGTTTCCGCCGGCTGGCCTGGCGCAACCTGGCACTGACCGTGGTGGTCAGCGTGGTGGTGTCCCCGTGGGCCGCGCTCTCGGTGGCCGCCTCCGTGGTCGCGCTCTCCTGGCTGTTGGTCGCCTCGCTGCTGCCGCTGTTCCTGCTGGCGCCGTTCCTGCAACGCGCCGCCGTGTCGAATTCCTGGTGGCGAGGGTTGCCCTCGATCGAGCTGGTCGGCTGGTCCCTGCTGAACTTCGTGGTGCTCACCGTCGGCGGGGCGCTGGTCTGGACCGTCCCGGCGTGGTGGACCGCCCCGGTGGCGGCGGTCGCCGGGTTGATCAACGGGCTGCTCTGGCAGCGCACGGTGGGCTCGGCCCTGGATCCGCGCCGACCGGCCCACTGGGCGCGGATACCCGTCGCGCCGCTGGCGATTTTTCTCGCCTTCGTCGTGCCGGTCGTTCTCCAGCCGGTGCTGGCGGCCCTGCCCGGCAAGTCGACGAAGCCCCCGCCGATCGCGCTGCTGGATCGGCCGCTGCCGTCCAACGTCGGGCACGCGGTGATCTTCCTAGCCGGACACTCCAGCGCGTACGACGGGGAACCGCCCGTCGACCCGAACGTGCAATGGTTCTCCTATCGGGGACTGGATTCGCAGAACCGGCCGTTGCCGTTCGGTTCCCGGGACACCTACCGGTCGATCGAGTCCAGCGTGGCGATGCTCGACAAGCAGGTGGAGCTGCTGCATCGGCGTACCGGCCGGCCGGTCGCCCTGGTCGGGCAGAGCGAAGGGGCGCTCATCGCCCGCACCTATCTGGCCGACCGGCCGCATTCGCCGGTGAATGCTCTGGCGATGGAGAGCCCGCTGATCAACGCGGGCCGGTCCTACTACCCGCCGGCCGATGTGTCGCAGGGCTGGGGCGTGGTTGCCGGCTGGGAGTTGCGGGTCCTCTTCCGCCTCGCCGACATCATCGCGATGAGCGGGAGCGGACCGGAAGAGCCGTTCGTCCGGTCGATCCTCGACAACGCACCCTTCTACCGCAACGACCTGATGTGTCCGGTAGCCGGTGTGCGGATCGTGGCGTTCCTGCCGACCACCACCGCCACCGAGGCCCCGCCGGGCAAGTACGCCGGTGTGCCCGTTTTCGAGATGCCGGCGGTGCACGGTGGCCTGCTGGCCCGGCCGGTGGTCGAGGAGCATCTGTTGAACTTCCTCGGCGGACAGCCGATCAGCCAGCCCGAGCGCGGTTACGCCCTGTTGCAGGAGGCCTCGGCCGCCTGGCAGGCGCCACCGCTGGCGCTGGGCCTCAACCCGGTCTGGCGGGGTCAGCGGATGGCCGACCCGGCCTTCACCGGGAGAGTCTGTCAGCCGATCTGA
- a CDS encoding TetR/AcrR family transcriptional regulator produces the protein MGTGRRSRRDEILEIAVGLFAARGYHGVSMDDIGAAAGVTGPALYHHFAGKEAMLVAALIPVSEGLLAGGQERSANHPDDPRGTLESLIDFHVDFALANPAVIALHLHELDRLPDEPRRRIRRLQRMYVEEWVTVLTALHPGLPDGEARVLAHAAFGLMNSTPFLGGEVDRRRRAALLRGATLAALLAPTDS, from the coding sequence ATGGGTACGGGTCGACGGTCCCGGCGGGACGAGATCCTGGAGATCGCGGTGGGCCTCTTCGCCGCTCGCGGCTACCACGGCGTGTCGATGGACGACATCGGCGCCGCCGCCGGGGTGACCGGTCCGGCCCTCTACCACCACTTCGCCGGCAAGGAGGCCATGCTGGTCGCCGCGCTGATCCCGGTCAGCGAGGGCCTGCTCGCCGGTGGGCAGGAGCGGTCGGCGAACCACCCGGACGACCCGCGCGGCACGTTGGAGTCGCTGATCGACTTCCACGTCGACTTCGCGCTGGCCAACCCGGCGGTGATCGCCCTGCACCTGCACGAGTTGGACCGCCTTCCCGACGAGCCGCGCCGCCGGATCCGCCGGCTCCAGCGGATGTACGTCGAGGAGTGGGTGACGGTGCTGACCGCGCTGCACCCCGGCCTGCCGGACGGCGAGGCGCGGGTGCTCGCCCACGCCGCCTTCGGCCTGATGAACTCCACCCCGTTCCTCGGCGGCGAGGTGGACCGCCGCCGCCGTGCCGCGCTACTGCGCGGCGCCACCCTCGCCGCCCTGCTTGCGCCGACCGACTCGTGA
- a CDS encoding DUF7144 family membrane protein translates to MTRHDEAHVKHRQRMLAAVLLAGIGVFDTLEGLSDVDDDPYVVENPEGLLRLDITGWTWAHVVSSILLAVAGLLLLTGRRWSVRLAALAALASLLIHLIMLPFEPVWSAIVIGMIVAALRLLWLSRRPPARAGEVRSADRLSR, encoded by the coding sequence GTGACCCGGCACGACGAGGCGCACGTCAAGCACCGCCAGCGGATGCTCGCGGCCGTCCTGCTCGCCGGGATCGGCGTCTTCGACACCCTCGAGGGCCTGAGTGACGTGGACGACGACCCGTACGTGGTGGAGAACCCCGAAGGGCTCCTCCGCCTCGACATCACCGGTTGGACGTGGGCGCACGTGGTGAGCTCGATCCTGCTGGCAGTCGCCGGGCTCCTGCTCCTCACCGGCCGCCGCTGGTCGGTCCGGCTCGCCGCGCTGGCCGCGCTGGCCAGCCTCCTCATTCACCTGATCATGCTCCCGTTCGAGCCGGTCTGGTCCGCGATCGTGATCGGAATGATCGTGGCGGCGCTGCGACTGCTCTGGCTGTCCCGGCGGCCGCCCGCCCGGGCCGGCGAGGTCAGATCGGCTGACAGACTCTCCCGGTGA
- a CDS encoding acetyl-CoA carboxylase biotin carboxylase subunit yields MIESLLVANRGEIARRIIRTARRLGVRAIAVHSEADAGLPFVAEADEAVCVGPANPAQSYRNVEAILAAAKKTGAQAIHPGYGFLSENADFARTVEASGLIWVGPGADAITAMGDKINARNLMAAAGVPVAPGTTDPAADLDAAVAAAAAIGYPVMVKAAAGGGGMGMGVAVDEAALRTEYDKVRSFAERMFGDGSVLIERYFPRVRHVEVQILGLADGRVVALGERECSVQRRNQKLVEESPSPAVSPELRERFLAAAVRAGEAVNYRNAGTVECLLDPATQEFFFLEMNTRLQVEHPVTEYVYGVDLVEEQLRVAAGLAPTFDPDALAPHGHAIELRINAEDPKRFLPGPGAIATWNEPAGEGVRVDSGYVAGNTVTPFYDSLMAKLIVSGRDRTEAVERARAAVAQFEIAGPKNNLPFFAELLENEEFLSGDYDTGIVSRMR; encoded by the coding sequence ATGATCGAGTCACTGCTGGTCGCCAACCGGGGCGAGATCGCCCGCCGGATCATCCGTACCGCGCGGCGGCTCGGGGTGCGCGCGATCGCGGTGCACTCCGAAGCCGACGCCGGCCTGCCGTTCGTGGCCGAGGCGGACGAGGCGGTCTGCGTGGGCCCGGCCAATCCGGCGCAGAGCTACCGGAACGTCGAGGCCATCCTCGCCGCCGCCAAGAAGACCGGCGCTCAGGCGATCCACCCCGGCTACGGCTTCCTGTCGGAGAACGCCGACTTCGCGCGTACCGTCGAGGCCAGTGGCCTGATCTGGGTCGGACCCGGCGCGGACGCGATCACCGCGATGGGCGACAAGATCAATGCCCGGAACCTGATGGCGGCGGCCGGGGTGCCGGTCGCGCCCGGCACCACCGACCCGGCGGCCGACCTGGACGCGGCGGTCGCCGCCGCCGCGGCGATCGGTTACCCGGTGATGGTCAAGGCCGCGGCCGGTGGTGGCGGCATGGGCATGGGCGTCGCCGTCGACGAGGCCGCGCTGCGCACCGAGTACGACAAGGTCCGCTCGTTCGCCGAGCGGATGTTCGGCGACGGCTCGGTGCTGATCGAGCGTTACTTCCCCCGGGTACGCCACGTTGAGGTGCAGATCCTCGGCCTGGCCGACGGCCGGGTGGTCGCCCTCGGCGAGCGGGAGTGCTCGGTGCAGCGCCGCAACCAGAAGCTGGTCGAGGAGTCGCCGTCCCCGGCGGTCTCCCCGGAGCTGCGCGAGCGCTTCCTGGCCGCCGCCGTGCGCGCCGGTGAGGCGGTCAACTACCGCAATGCCGGCACGGTCGAGTGTTTGCTCGATCCCGCGACGCAGGAGTTCTTCTTCCTGGAGATGAACACCCGGCTCCAGGTCGAGCACCCGGTCACCGAGTACGTCTACGGCGTCGACCTGGTGGAGGAGCAGTTGCGGGTGGCCGCCGGCCTGGCTCCGACGTTCGACCCGGACGCGCTCGCCCCGCACGGGCACGCCATCGAGCTGCGGATCAACGCCGAGGACCCGAAGCGCTTCCTCCCCGGCCCGGGTGCGATCGCCACCTGGAACGAGCCGGCCGGCGAGGGCGTACGGGTCGACTCCGGCTACGTCGCCGGCAACACGGTGACCCCGTTCTACGACAGCCTGATGGCCAAGCTGATCGTCAGCGGCAGGGACCGCACCGAGGCCGTGGAGCGGGCGCGGGCGGCGGTGGCCCAGTTCGAGATCGCCGGCCCGAAGAACAACCTGCCCTTCTTCGCCGAGCTGCTGGAGAACGAGGAGTTCCTCTCCGGCGACTACGACACCGGCATCGTCTCCCGCATGCGCTGA
- a CDS encoding hydroxymethylglutaryl-CoA lyase — translation MAELPDFVSIREVGPRDGLQNEEPIPTDAKVRLLDALSRTGVRRIEAVSFVHPKAIPQMADADEVWQRATRVEGVRYSALVPNTRGAQRALAAGFTEIEVVVSASDTHNRRNVNRSTEESLDDIAELIDLLHGAGARAEVIIATSFGCPYEGDVDPQRVAGIVDRVVRDGADRVAFGDTTGMGTPRRVRELITAVRDRNAHIPVLLHFHNTRGTALANLLTAMELGVTEFDASVGGLGGCPYAPGASGNLATEEAVHMLHDMGIDTGIDLDALVEAAELAEELVGKKLPSGVLRAGPRTRLTPLPA, via the coding sequence ATGGCGGAACTGCCGGACTTCGTGTCGATCCGGGAGGTCGGACCCCGGGACGGACTCCAGAACGAGGAGCCGATCCCCACCGACGCCAAGGTGCGGCTGCTCGACGCGCTGTCGCGTACCGGCGTGCGGCGGATCGAGGCGGTCTCCTTCGTGCACCCGAAGGCGATCCCGCAGATGGCCGACGCCGACGAGGTGTGGCAGCGGGCAACCAGGGTCGAGGGCGTACGCTACTCGGCCCTGGTGCCCAACACCCGGGGTGCCCAGCGCGCCCTGGCCGCCGGCTTCACCGAGATCGAGGTGGTCGTCTCGGCCAGCGACACGCACAACCGCCGCAACGTCAACCGTTCGACGGAGGAGTCGCTGGACGACATCGCCGAGCTGATCGACCTGCTGCACGGTGCCGGCGCGCGGGCCGAGGTGATCATCGCGACCAGCTTCGGCTGCCCGTACGAGGGGGACGTCGATCCCCAGCGGGTCGCCGGCATCGTCGACCGCGTGGTCCGCGACGGCGCCGACCGGGTTGCCTTCGGCGACACCACCGGCATGGGTACGCCCCGACGGGTCCGTGAGCTGATCACCGCGGTACGCGACCGCAACGCCCACATCCCGGTGCTGCTGCACTTCCACAACACCCGGGGCACCGCCCTGGCGAACCTGCTGACCGCCATGGAGCTGGGCGTCACCGAGTTCGACGCCAGCGTTGGTGGCCTCGGCGGCTGCCCGTACGCCCCGGGAGCCAGCGGCAACCTGGCCACCGAGGAGGCCGTGCACATGCTGCACGACATGGGCATCGACACCGGGATCGACCTGGACGCCCTGGTCGAGGCGGCCGAGCTGGCCGAGGAACTGGTCGGCAAGAAGCTCCCCTCCGGGGTCCTCCGGGCCGGCCCTCGTACCCGCCTCACCCCCCTTCCCGCCTGA
- a CDS encoding HSP90 family protein, which translates to MDRTFQVDLRGVVDLLSHHLYGSPRVYVRELLQNAVDAITARRATEPDAPARVRIEPPELTGDGTLRVHDTGIGLTEAQVHELLATIGRSSKRDELGFSRHEFLGQFGIGLLSCFLVADEIRVVTRHADQPTVFWTGWSDGRYAVEVAGPGQARREPGTTVTLVPRRDADQWFDVPTVTELARNYGALLPVDVRVGDRPTTAGPPPWPTTPGAPVDRAALHSYAQDVLGFVPFDVVPLAVPEAGLTGVAFILPTPVNPAARSGHRVYLKRMLLTEHADGLLPDWAFFALCVVDATELRPTASREALYEDTLLAATRDALGDQLRGWLVRLAKHDPRRLAEFLQVHHLGVKALAVHDDEMLRLVDQWWPMDTNVGTLTLAEFRQRHGLIRYAASLDEFRQLAAVAAAQDLAVVNGGYTYDTELIERLPTVDRSVLIERLEPSDLTTRFDSLDPQTELALRPFLTGAQRALERLGCEVVVRAYDPVSLPALYLVSRSAAFHDQLAASRDKADELWGGVLDALATSAPPDRPQLVLNHRNPLVRRVTTLTDPELAGLAVEALYGQALLLGHHPIRAADAALLNSSFLGLLGRAVPGQESGRE; encoded by the coding sequence TTGGACCGCACCTTCCAGGTCGACCTCCGAGGCGTGGTCGACCTGCTCAGTCATCACCTCTACGGCAGCCCACGGGTCTACGTCCGGGAGCTGCTCCAGAACGCCGTCGACGCGATCACCGCCCGCCGGGCGACCGAGCCGGACGCGCCGGCCCGGGTCCGGATCGAGCCGCCGGAGCTGACCGGCGACGGCACGCTGCGGGTGCACGACACCGGCATCGGCCTGACCGAGGCGCAGGTGCACGAGCTGCTGGCCACCATCGGGCGCAGCTCCAAGCGGGACGAGCTGGGCTTCTCCCGGCACGAGTTCCTCGGCCAGTTCGGCATCGGCCTGCTCTCCTGCTTCCTGGTCGCCGACGAGATCCGGGTGGTCACCCGGCACGCCGACCAGCCCACCGTGTTCTGGACGGGCTGGTCCGACGGCCGCTACGCGGTCGAGGTCGCCGGGCCCGGGCAGGCGCGGCGCGAGCCCGGCACCACCGTGACGCTGGTGCCCCGGCGCGACGCCGACCAGTGGTTCGACGTGCCGACGGTGACCGAGCTGGCCCGCAACTACGGCGCGCTGCTGCCGGTGGACGTCCGGGTCGGGGACAGGCCGACCACCGCCGGCCCGCCGCCGTGGCCGACCACTCCGGGCGCGCCGGTCGACCGGGCCGCCCTGCACTCCTACGCGCAGGACGTCCTCGGCTTCGTCCCGTTCGACGTGGTGCCGCTGGCGGTGCCCGAGGCGGGGCTGACCGGGGTCGCCTTCATCCTGCCCACCCCGGTGAACCCGGCCGCCCGCTCCGGGCACCGGGTCTATCTCAAGCGGATGCTGCTCACCGAGCACGCCGACGGGCTGCTGCCCGACTGGGCCTTCTTCGCCCTCTGCGTGGTGGACGCCACCGAGCTGCGCCCGACCGCCAGCCGGGAGGCGCTCTACGAGGACACCCTGCTCGCCGCCACCCGGGACGCCCTCGGCGACCAGTTGCGCGGCTGGCTGGTCCGGCTGGCCAAGCACGACCCCCGGCGGCTCGCCGAGTTCCTCCAGGTGCACCACCTCGGGGTCAAGGCGCTCGCCGTGCACGACGACGAGATGCTGCGCCTGGTCGACCAGTGGTGGCCGATGGACACCAACGTCGGCACCCTCACCCTCGCCGAGTTCCGCCAGCGGCACGGCCTGATCCGCTACGCCGCCAGCCTCGACGAGTTCCGCCAGCTCGCCGCCGTCGCGGCGGCGCAGGACCTGGCCGTGGTGAACGGCGGCTACACGTACGACACCGAGCTGATCGAGCGGCTGCCCACGGTGGACCGGTCGGTGCTCATCGAGCGGCTGGAGCCGAGCGACCTCACCACCCGCTTCGACAGCCTCGATCCGCAGACCGAGCTGGCCCTGCGGCCGTTCCTCACCGGGGCGCAGCGGGCCCTGGAACGGCTCGGCTGTGAGGTGGTGGTCCGGGCGTACGACCCGGTCTCGCTGCCGGCGCTCTACCTGGTCAGCCGCTCGGCCGCGTTCCACGACCAGCTCGCCGCCAGCCGGGACAAGGCCGACGAGCTGTGGGGCGGGGTGCTCGACGCGCTGGCCACCTCCGCCCCGCCGGACCGGCCGCAGCTGGTGCTCAACCACCGCAACCCGCTGGTCCGCCGGGTCACCACGCTGACCGACCCGGAGCTGGCCGGGCTCGCCGTCGAGGCGCTCTACGGGCAGGCCCTGCTGCTCGGGCACCATCCGATCCGGGCGGCGGACGCCGCCCTGCTGAACAGTTCCTTCCTCGGCCTGCTCGGCCGGGCCGTACCAGGACAGGAGTCGGGCCGTGAGTGA